The Geoalkalibacter sp. nucleotide sequence CCGCCGCGAAATCTTCCCGCGCCGCGGTGATGATCACCGGCAGTTCGGGGCGCAGCTCCTTCACCATCCGCAAGACATCGGCCCCCCCGACGACGGGCAACTGCAGATCAGCCAGCACCGCGCAGATGTCGTCGGCGGCAAGCAGGCTGGGAACCTCGGCACCATTGTCCGTAACGACCACGCGGTAGCCGTTGCTTTCCAGAACCTCCCGTGCCGACTGGCGGAAGACCGGGGTATGGTCCACCAGCAGAATGCCCGGGGCGGCCTCACTTCGGTCAGACAGCTCCATGCCGACTCCCTTGAATGTCAAAACCGCACTCGAATCAGCGCCCACAGCATTTCTTGTATTTTTGGCCACTGCCGCAGGGGCAGGGATCGTTGCGACCGACCTTGTCTTCTTCCCGCGTCACGGGTTTATGGGCCTTGTCCTCGCCCCCACCCGCCCGCGTGAGAACAATACGCCGACGGCGCTGCTCGGCCTCCATGCGCTCGACGTCGTCCTCGCGCGCCAGTTGCACCCGGAACAGCTTGCCCAGAACCTCCTGGCGGATGCGGCCCATCATGGCCATGAACAGGCCGTAGGCCTCTTTTTTGTATTCTTCCTTGGGGTTGCGCTGGGCATAGCCGCGCAGACCGATGCCCTCCTTGAGATGATCGATGGAGAGCAAATGGTCCTTCCACTGCATGTCGATGGTCTGCAGCAGCAGAACCTTCATCAGGTGCTCCATGACCGGCGGGGTGAATTCCTCCTCCTTTTCCCGCAGGCGACGTCGCACCTGATCCTTGAGGGATTCCTCCAGCTCATCGCGGCCGGGCAGCGGACTTTCCTCGCCGGGCAGCTCGGGATGAAAGTAGAACAGATTGAAGAAATCCTCGCCGAGGCGCGCCAGATCCCAATCGCGCGGATTGGACTTGTCGGGGCAGAAGGTGGAGACCATGTCCTCCACCGTTTCCGCCAGCACCGAATCGATGGTTTCCCGCAGATTCTGCCCCGCCAGGACCTCGCGCCGCTGGGTATAGATCACTTCACGCTGCTTGTTCATGACGTCGTCATATTCAAGCAGATGCTTGCGGATCTCGAAATTGTGGCCCTCCACCTTTTTCTGCGCGTTTTCGATCGCCTTGGAGATCATGCCGTGCTCGATGGGCTCGTTTTCGGGGATCTTGAGCTTATCCATGACGAAGGACACGCGGTGGGAACCGAAAATCCGCAGCAGATCGTCCTCCAGCGAGAGGTAGAAGCGGCTTTCGCCGGGATCGCCCTGGCGTCCCGAACGGCCGCGCAGCTGATTGTCGATACGCCGCGACTCGTGGCGCTCCGTCCCTAGAATGTAGAGCCCGCCCGCAGCCAGCACTTCTTCCTTTTCGGCGGCACAGCGCGTCACGAACTTCTCGCGCAAGGCCGCAAAGGCCCCTTCGGGATCCTCGGCCAGGGCGGCTTCCTTGCGCGCCAGCATCTCGGGATTGCCGCCGAGCAGGATGTCGGTGCCGCGGCCGGCCATGTTGGTGGCGATGGTGACCGCGCCTTTGCGCCCGGCCTGGGCGACGATTTCCGCCTCGCGCTCATGGTGCTTGGCGTTAAGCACGTTATGAGGAATGCCGCGGCGCTTGAGCATGTCGGAGAGCACTTCGGACTTTTCGATGGAAATGGTTCCCACCAGCACCGGCTGCCCCTTTTCGTTGCAGCGCACGATATCGTCGATGACCGCCTTGAATTTTTCCTTTTCCGTCTTGTAGATCAGGTCGGATTGATCCTTGCGGATCATCGGCCGGTTGGTGGGAATCACCACCACTTCGAGCTTGTAGATCTGATGGAACTCGGCGGCTTCGGTGTCGGCGGTGCCGGTCATGCCCGCCAGTTTGTCGTACATGCGAAAGTAGTTCTGAAAGGTGATGGTCGCCAGGGTCTGATTTTCGCTTTCGATCTTGACCCCTTCCTTGGCTTCGATGGCCTGATGCAGACCGTCGCTCCAGCGCCGCCCCGGCATGATGCGCCCGGTGAACTCGTCGACGATCATGACCTCGCCGTCCTTGACCACGTATTCGACGTCCTTCTTGAACAGGGCATGCGCCTTGAGCGCCTGGTTGACGTGGTGAACCAGCTCGATGTTGCGCGGGTCGTAGAGGTTGTCGACATTGAGCAGGCGCTCGACCTTGGCGACGCCCTCTTCGGTGAGGGAGGCGGATTTGCTTTTCTCATCGACGATGAAATCGCCGGTGTAGGTCTTGAGGGTCTGACCGATCTTGCCGTCGCGGCTTTCGATGACCTCGCCCTTCTTGAGCATGGGGATGATGCGGTTGACGGCGTAGTAGAGCTCGCTGGAAGCGGCGCTCGGCCCGGAGATGATCAGCGGGGTGCGCGCCTCGTCGATCAGGATCGAGTCGACCTCGTCGACGATGGCGAAGTTGTGGGGACGCTGCACGTAGTCTTCCAGGGAAAACTTCATGTTGTCGCGCAGATAGTCGAAGCCGAATTCGTTGTTGGTGCCGTAGGTGATGTCGGCGCCGTAGGCTTCCTTGCGCTGGGCGTCGGTCAAGCCGTGCACGATGACCCCCACGCTCAGGCCGAGAAAATTGTAGAGCTGCCCCATCCACCCGCTGTCGCGCCGCGCCAGGTAATCGTTGACCGTGATCACATGCACGCCTCGTCCGGCCAGGGCATTGAGATAGCTCGGCAGGGTGGCGACCAGGGTTTTGCCCTCCCCGGTTTTCATCTCGGCGATTTTGCCCGCGTGCAGCACCATGCCGCCGATCAGCTGCACATCGAAGTGGCGCATGCCGAGAACGCGGCGACCGGCCTCGCGCACCACCGCGAAGGCTTCGGGCAACAGATCATCGAGGGTCTCCCCACGCCCCAGGCGCTCTTTGAATTCGGCGGTCTTGCCCTTGAGTTCGGCGTCGCTCAGCGCCTGCATTTGCGGCTCGAGGCTGTTGATGAGATCGACGGCGGGCTGCATGCGCTTGAGATCGCGCTCGTTCTTGCTGCCCACGATTTTACGGACCAATGAACCAATCATCCGGAACGCTCCAGGCCTGACGGAACGGACACCTCAGGGATGCCGGGCCGCCTGCGGAAAATGTGAAAGGAAAAGGGTTTCTTGCCGGGAAAAACTTCGACTCCCGGGGCACGGATTTTATCATAAGCCCGAACCACCCACAAGAACATAACCGAGAAAAATGACCGGGTTTTTTAATCAATAAGGCGTTCCGCGGGAGCCGGAAAATACGAGGGGAAACTGGCGGCGAGGAATCGGTGAAATCAGAGAAATTTGCGGGGATTGAGCGGAACGTTGTTCAGCCGAACTTCATAGTGCACATGGGAACCCGTTGAGCTCCCGGTATTGCCGACCTCGGCGATTTTCTGCCCGCGCCGGACGCGTTCGCCCACCCTGACGAGGTTTCGCGAATTGTGGGCGTAGAAGGTTCTGTAGCCGTAACCATGATCGACCACCACCAGCTTGCCGTAACCGGGGGCTGTCTCCGAGCGGCTGACAATCCCGTCGGCGGTGGCGAAGACGGGCGCTCCGGTGCGCGCGGCGATATCGAGTCCCTCATGCAGCTTGCGCCGCCCGGAAAAGGGGGAATTGCGCATGCCGAAACTCGAGGTGACCCAACCCCTGGTCGGCCAACCCAGCGGCTTGGCGGCCGAGAGCGAGCGCTGGTCATTGAGAAAACCCTGAATTTCCTCCTGGCTGGAGCGGCGCAGGTCGATGGCGGCGCGCACCTGATCGATCTGCCGCTGAAGATCGGTGATTTCATCCCAGGACACATCCTCCGGCGGCCCGCCCACACCGCCCAGGGAATCACTCCGAGGCTTGGCGAGCTTGGCCATGACCCGCACCTTGGCGTCATTCTGCGCCAGCACCACCAACTCCTGCCGCAGATCCTCAAGGCGCTGAGACAGCATCCGAAGTTCCTTGCTCTGGGCGAAGTTGGCCTGCCGCAGTCGCGACAATTCGGCGTAATCCACGCGGTTTGCGGCCAACTCCCAGCTCAGATAGCCCAGTCCACCCAACAGAACCACCCCCAGCACGGCCAAAAGGCGCAACGTCCAGAGGCGCACCACCAGACGACGCACATGATGGGAGCCTTCGGGGATGACCAGAAGGGTAAATTTCCTGGAGGCCAAACCTGTCTCCTTAAAGAATCCTTACGGCCCGAACGAACCTCTCTTTAGTAAGAGATCAGAGCTTCGCCTGTCAAGAACAAATCGCCCTTTTTTCAAAACAATGTTTGAAAATCTACAGATCGATACACACGGCGATCTCGTCGCAATCGGGAAATTTGGCGCACTTGAGGCAGTCGCTCCAGATTTTGTGGGGGAGCTGGCTTTTCTCAATTTCGTGAAAGCCCAGCCGCGCGAAAAAATCCTGCTTGTAGGTCAGGGCGAAAACTCGCCGCAGGCCGAATTGACGGGCCTCGGCAAGACAGGCTTCCACCAGGTGCCGACCGATGCCGCGGCCGATCTGGTTTTCGGCGACGGCCAGGGAGCGAACCTCGGCCAGGTCTTCCCAGCAGATGTTGAGACAAACCGTGCCGAGCACCTGCCCCTGCTCTTCGAAAACATAAAAATCCCTGATGTTTTCATAAATTTCCTGCAAGGAGCGAGGCAACATCTGGCCGTCCTTGGCATAGCCCATCAGCAGCTTATGAATGGGTTTGGCATCGGCGATCACTGCTTTACGAATCATGGCTTTCGGTTCCTTTCGCGCACGGTCCCGGCCTTGCGAAGAAATCGCCGGTCGCGCTCTATCGGCTAAAATCAGACCAGGGCGATCTGACGCCGCCCTTAGTTCTCGAAGGGGGCGGCAAGGCATTGGTGGATCAACTCCCGGGCATGCTCCAGGGTGCGTTCCGTGACCCGCGCGCCGCCTAGCATGCGCGCCATCTCCCGGATGCGCTCCTCGCCGTCCAGAAGCTCGATGGTGGTACGGGTGCGACCGTCGCTTTCGCACTTCGCGATGTGATATTGCCGATCGCCGAAAGCCGCCACCTGGGGCAGATGAGTGACGCAAAGAACCTGACGCTCACGGGCCAGAGCCCGCAATTTCTCGCCGACTCGCGTCGCCGTCGCGCCGCCGATGCCCGCATCGACTTCATCGAAAATCAGGGTCGCCACGCCTTGCTGTTCCGGCGCGGCTCGCCGCAGGGCCAGCATGATGCGGGACAACTCGCCGCCCGAGGCGATTCGCGCCAGGGGCCGAGGTTCTTCTCCCGGATTGGGGGCGAGAAAAAATTCGACTTTTTCCCGGCCCCAGGGTCCCGGCTCCGCCAAGGGTTGCAGGTTGATGTGAAATCGCGCCCGCGCCATGGCCAGATCGGCGAGTTCCGCTTCGACCCGAGCCGCCAGATGCCGCGCGGCGTCGCGCCGCCGTGCGCTCAGGGCTTGAGCGGCCAGATCGAGTTGTTGTTCCAGTCGGGCTATTTCATCCCCGAGCTTTTTCCGGGTGCCGTCGAGATCGCCCAACTGCTCAAGTTCCTCGGAGATGCCGTCCCGATAGGCGAGAATCCCAGCGATATCGGCGCCGTATTTGCGCTTGAGGGTCGCCAGGGTCGCCAGGCGCGATTCAACCTCCTCCTGCCGGCCGGGATCGAAGCTGAGGCTCTCGGCATAGCCGCGCAACTGGCTTGCGACATCTTCGAGGCTGTAAAGGGCGCTGTTGAGTTCGCCGGCGAGGGAGCCGAGACGCGGATCGACGGCACCCAGGGCTTCCAGTTCGGCGGCGGTGCGAGCAAGCTGCTCGCAAACGGCCCCTTCGCCACCGTACAGGCGCTCGAATCCGCCCGCCGTCGCCGCCAGGAGACGCTCGGCATGCTGCAGCAGGCGCCGCTCGGCCTCCAATTCCTCGTCCTCGCCGACGCGCGGTTGGGCGGCGGTGATTTCCCGGCACTGATGGGCGATGAGATCCAGGCGAACCTGCCGCTGGTGCTCATCGCGATCGAGGGCGCGCAACTGCTCGCGCTTTTGTCGCAGACACTCAAACAATTGACGATAGGCGCTCAGGTCCGCATCGCTGCCGGCATAGGCATCGAGGAGCGGCAGGTGGGTTTCGGCGCGCAGCAGACTCTGATGTTCATGCTGGCCGTAAATCGTCACCAGCTTTTCGGCGATGGGCTGCAACTGCGCCAGGGTGACCAGGGCCCCGTTGATGAAAATGCGGTTTTTCCCCGAGCGGCTGAGCAGGCGCCGGATGATGATTTCACCGCTCTCGCCCTCCAGCCCCGCCTCGGCAAGTAGCGCCTGAACCTCGGCGGCGGCACTCCCGGACAGATCAAAAATCGCCTCGACGGCGGCCTCGTCCTCACCCGTGCGCACCACATCGGGGCGCGCCCGCTCTCCAAGCAGCAGACCGAGGGCGCCGAGCAGAATCGATTTACCCGCGCCGGTTTCGCCGGTCAGCACATTGAAGCCGGGGCCAAAATGCACATGCATGCGGTCGATGATGGCAAAATTGCGGATATTGAGATCAGTCAGCATGAGCGACAGTCTTTGGGGGTTGAGGTTGCGGAAACCGGGCAGGATCCAGAATCAGCGCTCGCCCCAGCGCAGCTTGGCGCGCAGTACGCTGAAGTAGTCCTTGGTGGGACTTTTGATTAGCAGGGTGCGAACCTCCGAGCGCCGCAACTCGACGACATCGCCGCCCTTGAGGGGCATGCCTACCTGGCCGTCGGCGGTCAGCACCACGTGCTGATCCTCGAATTTGACCTCGATGCGGATCACCGCCCGGTCGGAGACGATCAATGGGCGATTGGTGAGCATGTGCGGACAGATGGGCGAAATCACCAGACAGTTGAGGCCGGGATAGATGATGGGGCCGCCCGCGGCGAGATTGTAGGCGGTGGAGCCGGTGGGCGTCGCCACGATCAGGCCGTCGGCCTTGAAGTTGGTCAGGTACACGCCGTCGACGGAGGTTTCCATGTCGATGATGCGCGCCAGCGCCCCCTTGTTGATCACCGCGTCGTTGAGCACCACGAAACGGGCGACCTCGCGGCCGCCGCGCAACACCACGGCGTCGAGCATCATGCGGCTTGAAACCGTGAAATCTCCGGCCAGCACCCGCTCCAGGGTGGCAAAGGTCTCGCTCTGGGTGATTTCGGTCAGAAACCCCAGGCTGCCGAGATTGACGCCGAGGATGGGCTTCATGCGCGCGCCCACATGTCGCGCCACGGAAATCAGCGTGCCGTCGCCGCCCAGAACGATGATCAGATCGGCCCGCTCGGGGATCTCGCTGTCGACATAATTGCGCACCAGACCGAGGCTTTTGGCCAGGTCCTCTTCCAGAAACACCTCAAGGCCGCGCTCCTGAAGCCAGTTCATGACCTCGCGACCGAAACCGACCGCATCGGGATGATGTTTCTTGGCGTAAAGGCCCACCCTTTTCATGCTCGGCTCCTTGGCAAAGACTGCCGTGGAAATTAACACACCTGTCCCCCGGAGTCCATCCCCGCCGCGGCGCCGGTTGTTCGCCGCCGCGTCCCTGTGCTAGAGTCCGCTCATCGCCGCAGCGGAGAGATCCCTCATGGACCTGTTTGAAAACGCCGCCCAACACGCCCCCGACGCACCGCTCGCCGAGCGCCTGCGGCCGCGAAGCCTGGCCGAGGTCGTCGGCCAGCAGCACCTGCTCGGCGAGGGAAAGCTGCTGCGCCGCCTGATCGAGAGCGACCAGATCACCTCCATCATTTTCTGGGGGCCGCCCGGCACCGGCAAAACCACCCTCGCCCAGGTCATCGCCCACTCCACCCGCAGCCGCTTCGTCTCCTTCTCCGCGGTCCTGCAGGGCGTCAAGGAGGTGCGCGAAATCGTCGCCCAGGCGCGTCAGGATAAGGCCTACCACGGCCGCAAGACCCTGCTGTTCATCGACGAGATCCACCGCTTCAACAAAGCCCAGCAGGACGCCTTTCTGCCCCACGTGGAACACGGCGACATCATCCTCATCGGCGCCACCACGGAAAACCCGTCCTTCGAGGTCAACGCCGCGCTCCTGTCGCGCTCACGGGTCTTTGTCCTCGAACCCCTGAAATCCGGGGAAATCCGTCGCCTCCTCGAGCGGGCCCTACAGGATCGGCGCGGCCTGGGGGGACGCGGCCTGGAGGCCGAGGCCGAAGCCCTGGATTTTCTAGCCGAAATGGCCGACGGCGATGCCCGCGTCGCGCTGAACGCTCTGGAAATGGCGGCGCTTTCCCTGGGACAGGGCACCCTCACTCGCGCCCTCATCGCGGAGAGTCTGCAAAAAAAACCTCTGCTCTACGACAAGGGCGGCGAGGAGCACTACAACGTCATTTCCGCCTTCATCAAAAGCCTGCGCGGCTCCGACCCCGATGCCGCACTCTATTGGCTGGCGCGCATGCTCGAAGCGGGCGAGGATCCCCTCTTCATCGCACGGCGCCTGGTGATCTTTGCGTCCGAGGATGTCGGCAACGCCGATCCGCGCGGCCTGCAGATCGCCCTCGCCGCCATGCAGGCGGTGCAATTCGTCGGCCTGCCCGAAGGTCGCATCAACCTGGCCCAGGCCGTCACCTATCTGGCCAGCGCCCCCAAGAGCAACGCCTCCTATGTGGGCATCGACGCGGCCCTGGCCGAGGTGCGCAAAAGCGGTGCGCTGCCGGTAC carries:
- the secA gene encoding preprotein translocase subunit SecA, translated to MIGSLVRKIVGSKNERDLKRMQPAVDLINSLEPQMQALSDAELKGKTAEFKERLGRGETLDDLLPEAFAVVREAGRRVLGMRHFDVQLIGGMVLHAGKIAEMKTGEGKTLVATLPSYLNALAGRGVHVITVNDYLARRDSGWMGQLYNFLGLSVGVIVHGLTDAQRKEAYGADITYGTNNEFGFDYLRDNMKFSLEDYVQRPHNFAIVDEVDSILIDEARTPLIISGPSAASSELYYAVNRIIPMLKKGEVIESRDGKIGQTLKTYTGDFIVDEKSKSASLTEEGVAKVERLLNVDNLYDPRNIELVHHVNQALKAHALFKKDVEYVVKDGEVMIVDEFTGRIMPGRRWSDGLHQAIEAKEGVKIESENQTLATITFQNYFRMYDKLAGMTGTADTEAAEFHQIYKLEVVVIPTNRPMIRKDQSDLIYKTEKEKFKAVIDDIVRCNEKGQPVLVGTISIEKSEVLSDMLKRRGIPHNVLNAKHHEREAEIVAQAGRKGAVTIATNMAGRGTDILLGGNPEMLARKEAALAEDPEGAFAALREKFVTRCAAEKEEVLAAGGLYILGTERHESRRIDNQLRGRSGRQGDPGESRFYLSLEDDLLRIFGSHRVSFVMDKLKIPENEPIEHGMISKAIENAQKKVEGHNFEIRKHLLEYDDVMNKQREVIYTQRREVLAGQNLRETIDSVLAETVEDMVSTFCPDKSNPRDWDLARLGEDFFNLFYFHPELPGEESPLPGRDELEESLKDQVRRRLREKEEEFTPPVMEHLMKVLLLQTIDMQWKDHLLSIDHLKEGIGLRGYAQRNPKEEYKKEAYGLFMAMMGRIRQEVLGKLFRVQLAREDDVERMEAEQRRRRIVLTRAGGGEDKAHKPVTREEDKVGRNDPCPCGSGQKYKKCCGR
- a CDS encoding M23 family metallopeptidase; the encoded protein is MASRKFTLLVIPEGSHHVRRLVVRLWTLRLLAVLGVVLLGGLGYLSWELAANRVDYAELSRLRQANFAQSKELRMLSQRLEDLRQELVVLAQNDAKVRVMAKLAKPRSDSLGGVGGPPEDVSWDEITDLQRQIDQVRAAIDLRRSSQEEIQGFLNDQRSLSAAKPLGWPTRGWVTSSFGMRNSPFSGRRKLHEGLDIAARTGAPVFATADGIVSRSETAPGYGKLVVVDHGYGYRTFYAHNSRNLVRVGERVRRGQKIAEVGNTGSSTGSHVHYEVRLNNVPLNPRKFL
- a CDS encoding N-acetyltransferase, giving the protein MIRKAVIADAKPIHKLLMGYAKDGQMLPRSLQEIYENIRDFYVFEEQGQVLGTVCLNICWEDLAEVRSLAVAENQIGRGIGRHLVEACLAEARQFGLRRVFALTYKQDFFARLGFHEIEKSQLPHKIWSDCLKCAKFPDCDEIAVCIDL
- the recN gene encoding DNA repair protein RecN, coding for MLTDLNIRNFAIIDRMHVHFGPGFNVLTGETGAGKSILLGALGLLLGERARPDVVRTGEDEAAVEAIFDLSGSAAAEVQALLAEAGLEGESGEIIIRRLLSRSGKNRIFINGALVTLAQLQPIAEKLVTIYGQHEHQSLLRAETHLPLLDAYAGSDADLSAYRQLFECLRQKREQLRALDRDEHQRQVRLDLIAHQCREITAAQPRVGEDEELEAERRLLQHAERLLAATAGGFERLYGGEGAVCEQLARTAAELEALGAVDPRLGSLAGELNSALYSLEDVASQLRGYAESLSFDPGRQEEVESRLATLATLKRKYGADIAGILAYRDGISEELEQLGDLDGTRKKLGDEIARLEQQLDLAAQALSARRRDAARHLAARVEAELADLAMARARFHINLQPLAEPGPWGREKVEFFLAPNPGEEPRPLARIASGGELSRIMLALRRAAPEQQGVATLIFDEVDAGIGGATATRVGEKLRALARERQVLCVTHLPQVAAFGDRQYHIAKCESDGRTRTTIELLDGEERIREMARMLGGARVTERTLEHARELIHQCLAAPFEN
- a CDS encoding NAD(+)/NADH kinase, which codes for MKRVGLYAKKHHPDAVGFGREVMNWLQERGLEVFLEEDLAKSLGLVRNYVDSEIPERADLIIVLGGDGTLISVARHVGARMKPILGVNLGSLGFLTEITQSETFATLERVLAGDFTVSSRMMLDAVVLRGGREVARFVVLNDAVINKGALARIIDMETSVDGVYLTNFKADGLIVATPTGSTAYNLAAGGPIIYPGLNCLVISPICPHMLTNRPLIVSDRAVIRIEVKFEDQHVVLTADGQVGMPLKGGDVVELRRSEVRTLLIKSPTKDYFSVLRAKLRWGER
- a CDS encoding replication-associated recombination protein A, whose protein sequence is MDLFENAAQHAPDAPLAERLRPRSLAEVVGQQHLLGEGKLLRRLIESDQITSIIFWGPPGTGKTTLAQVIAHSTRSRFVSFSAVLQGVKEVREIVAQARQDKAYHGRKTLLFIDEIHRFNKAQQDAFLPHVEHGDIILIGATTENPSFEVNAALLSRSRVFVLEPLKSGEIRRLLERALQDRRGLGGRGLEAEAEALDFLAEMADGDARVALNALEMAALSLGQGTLTRALIAESLQKKPLLYDKGGEEHYNVISAFIKSLRGSDPDAALYWLARMLEAGEDPLFIARRLVIFASEDVGNADPRGLQIALAAMQAVQFVGLPEGRINLAQAVTYLASAPKSNASYVGIDAALAEVRKSGALPVPLHIRNAPTRLMKDLGYGRGYRYAHDDPRGVVAQTHLPEELNGRRFYRPTDRGYEKTIGERLRYWESLRRSPEKD